In one Cloacibacillus porcorum genomic region, the following are encoded:
- a CDS encoding C45 family autoproteolytic acyltransferase/hydolase, translating into MMNRFTLVKIKSADPFERGLQYGAQAAAQILGGIENYKRHFLARNLSWEEIGRRSAQYLPLLERECPAELTEARGVAQGAGVELGDVMALNCRYELLKDKPKECTSASILTEATGSGKVFLAQNWDYRPWVMDNAVIISIDDCEGTRILGIAEAGQLVRNGFNSHGVGICANNLTSTLDGGEPGIPVTFLRRRVLNSKNFKEAEKLIYEGKRSVSCNYMLASGEDLAADLETTPKKVFRLTPESGIVTHANHFVAGAEYCTAHDNKFRDKMLRKILLESHGHITKEDIFQALSNHETFPGAADTYPQADCIEALCTHLPKGELDPNGVWQTIASVVYDLRAGSAYICKGTPCCGEYVRYDL; encoded by the coding sequence ATGATGAACAGATTCACACTGGTAAAGATAAAATCCGCCGATCCCTTCGAAAGGGGGCTGCAGTACGGCGCTCAGGCGGCGGCGCAGATCCTCGGAGGCATTGAGAACTACAAAAGGCATTTCCTCGCGAGAAACCTCTCCTGGGAAGAGATCGGCAGACGTTCCGCGCAGTACCTGCCGCTGCTTGAAAGGGAGTGCCCCGCGGAGCTCACGGAGGCGCGCGGCGTCGCCCAGGGGGCGGGCGTGGAGCTCGGCGATGTAATGGCCCTCAACTGCCGTTACGAACTGCTCAAGGACAAGCCGAAGGAGTGCACCAGCGCCTCAATACTCACGGAGGCGACCGGCAGCGGTAAGGTTTTCCTGGCGCAGAACTGGGATTACCGCCCCTGGGTGATGGACAACGCGGTGATAATTTCCATCGACGACTGCGAAGGAACAAGAATATTGGGCATCGCGGAGGCGGGACAGCTGGTAAGAAACGGCTTCAACAGCCACGGCGTCGGAATCTGCGCCAACAACCTCACCTCGACGCTCGACGGAGGCGAGCCGGGTATCCCCGTGACCTTCCTGCGCCGCCGGGTACTAAACTCGAAAAACTTCAAAGAGGCGGAAAAGCTGATATACGAGGGCAAAAGAAGCGTCTCCTGCAACTACATGCTCGCCTCGGGCGAGGACCTTGCGGCGGATCTTGAGACGACCCCCAAAAAGGTATTCCGTCTCACCCCTGAGAGTGGCATCGTCACACACGCCAACCACTTTGTCGCCGGCGCGGAATACTGCACGGCCCATGACAATAAATTCAGAGACAAAATGCTCAGAAAGATTCTGCTGGAGAGCCACGGACACATTACAAAGGAAGACATCTTCCAGGCCCTCTCCAACCACGAAACCTTCCCCGGAGCCGCCGACACCTACCCGCAGGCGGACTGCATCGAAGCGCTCTGCACCCACCTCCCCAAAGGCGAGCTGGACCCCAACGGCGTATGGCAGACGATCGCCTCGGTAGTTTACGACCTGCGCGCCGGCAGCGCCTACATCTGCAAAGGCACGCCCTGCTGCGGAGAATATGTGAGGTATGACCTTTAG
- a CDS encoding AbgT family transporter gives MQKKSAEERGFMKFIGGVERIGNRLPHPFMMFVWLIAFVILISVICEWLGVSASYTKVTEGASPETITIKAKSLLNKENIRFFFLNFQNIFFDFSPLRAVIPLLMAIGVCEQSGLMETFIKRTILKAPQWAVVAILTFVAINANLASDAGIIAAAAVGGAVYQAMGKNPWIGVSIAYAAGNAGFGANFLIASQDLVVNGITMAVTQELGLNAPAHLLMNWYFLSAAVVVLTAVTVLVTKYCTVPHIAADGLPIDIPRKECGETISPLQVKGLRYAGLALLFWLAVILLLTLPADAILRADNGALLPRSPFLSGIIFTLFMAFLLPGIAYGRTVGTITNSKDVPAMMGTALKQNIMLIVIALTASIFIKLFNLSNLPTIVGFKGAELINQANLTGYPTLVIIVCLTAFFNLFIGSANAKWLMLAPIYIPMFTAVGFSPAMVTAAYRCGDSCTNPIAPLSTMLVVAIALFERFNVAPDKKEVGIGTVVAYSLPYTIFFFFAFLAMLACFYFFNIPLGPGAGVFM, from the coding sequence ATGCAAAAAAAATCTGCGGAAGAGCGTGGATTTATGAAATTCATCGGCGGCGTGGAGCGGATAGGCAACCGTCTGCCGCACCCATTTATGATGTTCGTATGGCTTATAGCCTTTGTAATCCTCATCTCCGTGATCTGCGAATGGCTCGGCGTATCCGCCTCATATACGAAGGTAACGGAGGGCGCGTCGCCGGAAACGATCACCATCAAAGCCAAGAGCCTGCTCAACAAAGAAAATATCCGTTTCTTCTTCCTTAATTTCCAGAACATATTCTTTGATTTCTCCCCGCTGCGCGCGGTGATCCCGCTGCTGATGGCCATCGGCGTCTGCGAACAGTCCGGCCTGATGGAGACATTCATCAAACGTACCATCCTCAAGGCCCCGCAGTGGGCGGTCGTAGCGATCCTCACCTTCGTCGCCATCAACGCCAACCTCGCCTCCGACGCGGGAATAATCGCCGCGGCCGCGGTCGGCGGAGCGGTCTATCAGGCGATGGGAAAGAACCCCTGGATCGGCGTATCCATCGCCTACGCCGCGGGCAACGCCGGCTTTGGAGCGAACTTCCTCATCGCGAGCCAGGACCTCGTCGTCAACGGCATCACTATGGCGGTCACGCAGGAGCTGGGGCTCAACGCGCCGGCCCATCTGCTGATGAACTGGTACTTCCTCTCCGCCGCGGTCGTCGTCCTTACGGCGGTGACGGTCCTTGTCACTAAGTACTGCACCGTGCCGCACATCGCCGCCGACGGGCTGCCCATCGACATCCCCCGCAAAGAGTGCGGAGAGACGATAAGCCCGCTGCAGGTCAAAGGGCTACGTTACGCGGGGCTGGCGCTCCTCTTCTGGCTGGCCGTCATTCTGCTCCTCACACTGCCGGCCGACGCCATACTGCGCGCCGACAACGGCGCCCTGCTGCCGCGCTCTCCCTTCCTCAGCGGCATAATATTCACCCTCTTCATGGCCTTCCTGCTTCCCGGCATAGCCTACGGGAGAACCGTCGGAACGATCACAAACTCAAAGGACGTTCCCGCCATGATGGGTACGGCACTCAAGCAGAACATCATGCTCATCGTCATCGCCCTCACCGCCTCCATATTCATCAAACTCTTCAACCTCTCCAACCTTCCGACGATCGTCGGCTTTAAGGGCGCGGAGCTCATCAACCAGGCCAACCTCACCGGCTATCCGACGCTCGTCATCATCGTCTGCCTGACCGCCTTCTTCAACCTCTTCATCGGTTCTGCAAACGCCAAGTGGCTCATGCTCGCGCCGATATACATCCCGATGTTCACGGCGGTCGGCTTCTCGCCCGCGATGGTGACGGCCGCCTACCGCTGCGGCGACTCCTGCACAAACCCGATCGCGCCGCTGTCGACGATGCTCGTGGTCGCAATCGCCCTCTTTGAACGTTTCAACGTCGCCCCCGACAAGAAGGAGGTAGGAATCGGCACAGTAGTCGCCTATTCGCTGCCCTACACGATATTCTTCTTCTTTGCCTTCCTCGCGATGCTTGCCTGTTTTTATTTCTTCAATATACCGCTCGGCCCCGGAGCCGGAGTGTTCATGTAA
- a CDS encoding LysR family transcriptional regulator, with protein MEIREFEYILSVIRNRSFSAAAAELHISQPALSKYVASLERRLGLKLLERTNKGLVPTYAGERCYACALEVSERMERWRAEMEGIAAMQKNRLRVGVIRNDRQYFLPQNIERFRERYPDIELNITQQLSKDIESGILNGRLDIGFVSEPSIPGSVDYRTLGKNYTLLAAPAAMGLAAEGAEKEQLPFPWIDIHLLDGAAFVLQDESCRFRSYIDDFFEHENFFPKIKMTTQSTVDALRFTELGVGPSLISDGYIHYLSLKEKVDIFCVGTPPATTNFGVIAKNLDALPKCAVDFIDIYMTDQTRS; from the coding sequence ATGGAGATAAGAGAGTTTGAATATATTTTGTCGGTGATACGCAACCGAAGCTTTTCCGCGGCGGCCGCCGAACTGCACATATCCCAGCCCGCGCTGAGCAAATATGTCGCCTCCCTTGAGCGGCGGCTGGGGCTTAAACTTCTTGAGCGAACGAACAAAGGGCTGGTTCCGACATACGCCGGTGAGCGCTGTTATGCCTGCGCGCTGGAGGTGAGCGAAAGGATGGAGCGGTGGCGGGCCGAGATGGAGGGAATCGCCGCGATGCAGAAGAACCGCCTCCGTGTCGGTGTGATCCGCAACGACCGGCAATATTTTCTCCCGCAGAACATTGAACGCTTTCGGGAACGTTATCCTGATATCGAGCTCAACATAACACAGCAGCTCTCAAAGGATATCGAAAGCGGCATCCTGAACGGACGCCTCGATATCGGTTTTGTCTCAGAACCCTCCATCCCGGGAAGCGTCGATTACCGCACGCTGGGGAAGAATTATACCCTGCTTGCCGCGCCGGCCGCGATGGGGCTGGCGGCGGAGGGGGCCGAAAAAGAACAGCTGCCTTTCCCGTGGATCGATATACACCTCCTTGACGGCGCGGCCTTTGTGCTGCAGGATGAGAGCTGCCGTTTCCGGAGTTACATCGACGATTTTTTTGAGCATGAGAACTTTTTCCCAAAGATCAAGATGACGACCCAGAGTACGGTGGACGCGCTGCGTTTTACGGAGCTGGGTGTAGGCCCCTCGCTGATCTCCGACGGTTATATCCATTATCTGTCCCTTAAGGAAAAGGTCGACATCTTCTGTGTGGGTACACCGCCCGCGACGACGAACTTTGGGGTGATCGCGAAGAACCTCGACGCGCTTCCAAAGTGCGCCGTTGACTTCATCGATATCTATATGACGGACCAAACGCGGAGCTGA
- a CDS encoding Lrp/AsnC family transcriptional regulator, producing the protein MDEIDMRIIGELKENGRATASEISRRISLSVPAVAERIRKLEQSGVIEGYTIRVNRNMTGFSLLAFILVTVAGSENIENFRVKVVRERCVLECHHIAGPNDYLLKVLVRDTAELESFLSQTLKKINGVAASNTIISLSALKERINV; encoded by the coding sequence ATGGATGAGATCGACATGCGGATCATCGGTGAGCTGAAGGAGAACGGGCGGGCTACGGCCTCGGAGATCAGCCGGCGGATATCGCTCTCCGTACCCGCGGTTGCCGAGCGTATACGCAAGCTGGAACAGTCGGGTGTCATTGAGGGCTACACGATCAGAGTAAACCGGAATATGACGGGATTCAGCCTGCTGGCCTTTATCCTGGTCACCGTCGCCGGTTCGGAGAATATCGAGAATTTTCGCGTGAAGGTCGTACGCGAAAGGTGCGTGCTGGAATGCCACCACATAGCAGGGCCGAACGACTATCTTCTGAAGGTGCTGGTGCGCGATACGGCGGAGCTGGAGTCTTTTCTCTCGCAGACGCTCAAGAAGATCAACGGCGTCGCCGCCTCCAACACTATCATAAGCCTCTCCGCCCTCAAGGAGAGGATCAATGTCTGA
- a CDS encoding LysE/ArgO family amino acid transporter, which translates to MSDYGAPLVRGLLFGMALQLAVGPVCIFVFLAGAAQGFYEAMSGVLGAALVDALEIALAITGVGLIVRRGGAAGAKLRIFGALVLLLFGASYILDAVGFSILPDFALFSAASADGTFIKALLLTLSNPLTLVFWVGVFSVKVSREGYGGASRCLFGLGCVLATLLFLSLAALAGGLAKEMITPCQLRLLNAAAGLLMFYFAYRSFRGGEGG; encoded by the coding sequence ATGTCTGACTATGGCGCGCCGCTTGTCAGAGGCCTGCTCTTCGGCATGGCCCTGCAGCTGGCAGTCGGCCCCGTCTGTATCTTTGTCTTCCTGGCCGGGGCTGCGCAGGGATTTTACGAGGCCATGAGCGGAGTTCTGGGGGCGGCACTTGTCGACGCGCTGGAGATAGCGCTTGCGATAACCGGCGTTGGCCTCATCGTGCGCCGTGGCGGCGCGGCGGGGGCAAAGCTGCGGATCTTCGGTGCCCTGGTTCTGCTGCTGTTCGGCGCCTCCTATATCCTTGACGCCGTGGGGTTCTCCATTTTGCCGGATTTCGCGCTTTTCTCTGCCGCCAGTGCCGACGGAACCTTTATCAAGGCCCTTCTCCTTACCCTCTCGAATCCGCTGACGCTGGTCTTCTGGGTTGGCGTCTTTTCCGTCAAGGTTTCGCGGGAGGGATACGGCGGGGCCTCCCGCTGCCTTTTCGGCCTCGGCTGCGTACTGGCGACGCTCCTGTTTCTGAGTCTCGCCGCCCTCGCGGGCGGTCTTGCCAAAGAGATGATCACGCCGTGTCAGCTGCGCCTGCTGAACGCCGCGGCGGGGCTGCTGATGTTTTATTTTGCCTATAGGAGTTTCAGGGGAGGTGAGGGCGGCTAA
- a CDS encoding class I SAM-dependent methyltransferase, with the protein MTNQIWNPQEYRKSADFVPKLGEPVIELLEPKAGERILDLGCGTGILTKKLAEMGCSVIGTDASPEMVAAARELGVEAFLADAQTLKMDEKFDAIMSNAAIHWMPDHYAVVRRVWNLLKPGGRFAAECGGEGCVRIIREGMKIALIKRGIDYKARNPWKYPELGAFSKILENQGFQVKFIARIDRPTPLPAGLHGWLEVFSASHTEGFSEAEREAFYKEVEDYCRPTLFDEKKGWTADYVRLRFLAVKPEE; encoded by the coding sequence ATGACAAATCAAATCTGGAACCCACAGGAATACAGGAAGAGCGCGGACTTCGTCCCAAAACTCGGGGAACCGGTGATAGAACTCCTTGAGCCAAAGGCGGGAGAGCGGATTTTGGATCTTGGCTGCGGCACCGGCATCTTGACGAAGAAGCTCGCCGAGATGGGCTGTTCCGTCATCGGTACGGACGCCAGCCCGGAGATGGTCGCCGCCGCACGCGAGCTCGGCGTTGAGGCCTTTCTGGCGGACGCACAGACCTTGAAGATGGATGAGAAATTCGACGCCATCATGAGCAACGCCGCGATCCACTGGATGCCGGACCATTATGCCGTCGTGCGCCGCGTCTGGAACCTGCTGAAACCCGGCGGGCGTTTCGCCGCCGAGTGCGGCGGCGAGGGATGCGTGCGCATCATCCGCGAGGGGATGAAGATCGCCCTCATAAAGCGCGGCATAGATTACAAGGCGCGCAACCCGTGGAAATACCCCGAACTCGGAGCATTCTCGAAGATTCTGGAAAACCAGGGCTTCCAGGTAAAATTCATCGCCCGTATCGACCGTCCGACGCCGCTTCCTGCGGGACTCCACGGCTGGCTGGAGGTATTCTCGGCAAGCCACACCGAGGGCTTCAGCGAGGCGGAGCGGGAGGCCTTCTATAAGGAGGTTGAAGACTACTGCCGCCCGACGCTCTTCGATGAGAAGAAGGGCTGGACCGCCGATTACGTGCGGCTGCGCTTCCTCGCCGTGAAGCCGGAGGAGTAA
- a CDS encoding IclR family transcriptional regulator → MKEDSVRSVERAFSILKAFTRDDYKLTLSELAERIQLPVTTTLRLASTLENLNMLHRHSDRCYSLGNQLYLLGSVAKANFRPQQIIYPYMKRMRDETKEAVSLYGVVGEDRACFEHVESLLSMQCVMRVGDRLPLWAGAGGRALLAFLGEETIEREIKKAHKITATTLFEPDKLRLELSNVRTLGYSLSYGDREEGIISVAVPIFNRRGELAFSFSIAGPAQRFTEEQAVNLVPQIQKMCREVSTQI, encoded by the coding sequence ATGAAGGAAGATTCCGTACGTTCCGTAGAACGCGCCTTTTCCATATTAAAGGCATTTACAAGAGACGATTATAAGCTGACGCTCAGCGAACTCGCGGAGAGGATACAACTTCCCGTGACGACGACGCTGCGCCTTGCCAGCACCCTCGAGAACCTAAATATGCTTCACCGACACAGCGACCGCTGTTACTCGCTCGGCAACCAGCTCTATCTGCTCGGCAGCGTGGCGAAGGCCAATTTCCGTCCGCAGCAGATAATCTATCCTTATATGAAGAGGATGCGCGACGAGACGAAGGAGGCCGTTTCTCTTTACGGCGTCGTCGGCGAGGACCGCGCCTGCTTTGAGCATGTGGAAAGCCTGCTCTCGATGCAGTGCGTGATGCGCGTCGGGGACCGCCTGCCGCTTTGGGCGGGCGCGGGCGGAAGGGCGCTGCTCGCCTTTCTCGGCGAGGAGACCATCGAACGCGAAATAAAGAAAGCCCATAAGATCACCGCGACGACCCTCTTCGAGCCTGATAAGCTGCGGCTGGAGCTCTCAAATGTGCGCACCCTCGGCTATTCCCTAAGCTACGGAGACCGCGAAGAGGGCATCATCTCGGTCGCCGTACCCATCTTCAACCGCCGCGGCGAGCTCGCCTTCTCATTCTCTATCGCGGGACCGGCGCAGAGATTCACCGAGGAACAGGCGGTAAATCTCGTTCCGCAGATACAAAAGATGTGCAGAGAGGTCTCAACTCAGATATAA
- a CDS encoding response regulator, which produces MRSLKVLIAESDPLLQKLYSDIIINDSAFTLLKCVSTGPQMFEAMRCIDVDLVLLDLFLRDFSAIEGLDDLRKSFSRTDYIVVSSGENPELVRKALCAGVFEFLVKPFSFDRLRAALKNYQIYHHSLTGRTRPWQQEDLDALVSMKSHDPSWANNRSIPKGLQLKCLNDIESFLKSNEETFSAQEVGEHLGISRSTARRYLEFLTMSERVVVEYAYRRVGRPEKRYRMALL; this is translated from the coding sequence ATGCGCAGCCTAAAAGTTTTGATCGCAGAGTCAGATCCACTTCTTCAAAAGCTTTATTCCGATATTATCATCAACGACAGCGCTTTTACTCTGCTAAAGTGCGTCTCCACGGGGCCGCAGATGTTCGAGGCGATGCGCTGCATCGACGTTGACCTGGTGCTGCTTGACCTGTTCCTCAGAGATTTCAGCGCGATCGAAGGGCTCGACGACCTTCGCAAATCCTTCTCACGCACAGACTATATCGTAGTCTCCTCGGGGGAGAATCCCGAGCTTGTGCGCAAGGCGCTCTGCGCCGGCGTCTTTGAATTTCTCGTTAAGCCCTTTTCCTTTGACCGCCTGCGTGCCGCGCTGAAAAACTACCAGATATACCACCACTCGCTCACCGGCAGGACGCGCCCGTGGCAGCAGGAGGACCTGGACGCCCTCGTCTCAATGAAGAGCCACGACCCCTCGTGGGCCAACAACCGTTCGATCCCCAAAGGGCTCCAGCTCAAGTGCCTCAACGACATCGAATCATTCCTCAAGAGCAACGAGGAGACCTTCTCCGCGCAGGAGGTCGGCGAGCATCTAGGTATCTCCCGCTCCACCGCGCGCCGCTACCTTGAGTTTCTTACCATGAGCGAACGCGTTGTCGTAGAGTACGCCTACCGCCGCGTGGGCCGTCCCGAAAAGCGTTACCGCATGGCGCTGCTGTAG
- a CDS encoding molybdopterin-dependent aldehyde oxidoreductase, whose amino-acid sequence MAKEMTEAQVQSSYHVKNLTINGVPRRVIGKPEVTLLTVLRDQLKMTGTKRGCDCGQCGVCNVILNGKVVRACITRWKNVPEFSQITTIEGIGTPDNLHALQWAMIVCGAIQCGFCTPGFITCGKALLDQNPNPTREEVREWFSKNWMACRCTGYKQIVDAVMKAAAIIRGEEKIVDLAKMYKPGDSVWNTDYPRPSAVYKATGLWDFGDDDRLKLPEEFLFAYPYSVEGVRHAKVNKIDVSEAEKMPGVFKVVTYKDVKGTNRIRGQVGCASALTDGWERRIMVEEGDKIRQWGDVAAIVCADTEAHAREAAAKIKVDYEPLPELIDIYQAMAPDAIKVYDDIEGYDGMPNAWNKRVFTKGDDPKSDLDKAEYVVDDEFLSSRQPHMVLEPDCGYAYYDEEGKLTIASKSICVYRHQMMIARGVGVAPSKIRVIQNNMGASFGYKVAPTNEPYLAIALIACGRPVYMRINMKEHNIRTPKRSPFLMHIRVGADKSGKLVGAEQTWWVDHGPFSESANDLTNKGGQFFFSPYAYEKMRATGYTCWSNHRWSAAFRAYGAPQTYWGCETAMDMLANKCGIDPFDFREMNLLEWEPFTENPRGQFPSGYAPEVFPLPEMMKKARPYYEEMKKKAAELSTDEKKYGVGVSIGIYNSNDDGADEAASNIELTKDGVILYNTWEDHGQGADIGCVGTAHEALKPLGLAPEQIKLVLSDTAKAPNSGAAAASRSQVMVGNAIVDSCKKLLDAMRKEDGTYRTYDEMIAENIPVFYEGYTQAMVLHADGSTEVCSGNDKDTGLGKPFGFHMFAVNLAMVSIDMKTCKAHCEKFVLVGDVGVINNYLVVDGQQYGGIAQGIGLALTEDFLDENKYNNFVVMGLPYIKDIPDELELVHVETPRPLGPFGASGTGEMPLSAPHIAVCNAIHDACGVRIKAIPATPDKIKAGLEELKK is encoded by the coding sequence ATGGCAAAGGAAATGACAGAGGCACAGGTCCAGTCCAGCTATCATGTCAAGAATCTTACCATCAACGGCGTACCGAGGCGCGTAATTGGCAAACCCGAGGTCACGCTTCTCACCGTTCTTCGCGACCAGCTGAAGATGACGGGCACAAAGCGGGGCTGCGACTGCGGCCAGTGCGGCGTCTGCAACGTAATACTCAACGGCAAGGTGGTTCGCGCCTGTATCACCCGCTGGAAGAACGTTCCCGAATTCTCGCAGATCACGACGATCGAAGGAATAGGCACCCCCGACAATCTCCACGCCCTGCAGTGGGCGATGATCGTCTGCGGCGCTATCCAGTGCGGTTTCTGCACCCCCGGATTCATCACCTGCGGTAAGGCTCTTCTCGACCAGAACCCGAACCCGACGCGCGAAGAGGTTCGCGAGTGGTTCAGCAAGAACTGGATGGCTTGCCGCTGCACCGGCTACAAGCAGATAGTCGACGCCGTTATGAAGGCCGCCGCCATCATTCGCGGCGAAGAGAAGATCGTCGACCTCGCGAAGATGTACAAACCGGGAGATTCCGTGTGGAACACCGATTATCCGCGTCCGAGCGCGGTCTACAAGGCGACCGGCCTTTGGGATTTCGGCGATGACGACCGCCTGAAGCTGCCCGAAGAGTTCCTCTTCGCCTATCCCTATTCGGTTGAAGGCGTGCGCCACGCGAAGGTCAATAAGATCGACGTCAGCGAAGCCGAGAAGATGCCCGGCGTATTTAAGGTAGTCACCTACAAAGACGTCAAGGGTACGAACCGTATCCGTGGCCAGGTCGGCTGCGCCTCCGCCCTCACGGACGGCTGGGAGCGCCGCATCATGGTCGAGGAGGGAGACAAGATCCGCCAGTGGGGCGACGTCGCCGCGATAGTCTGCGCCGATACGGAGGCCCACGCCCGCGAAGCTGCCGCCAAGATCAAGGTTGACTATGAGCCGCTTCCCGAGCTTATCGACATCTATCAGGCAATGGCTCCCGACGCGATAAAGGTCTACGATGACATCGAAGGCTACGATGGCATGCCCAACGCCTGGAACAAACGCGTATTCACAAAGGGCGACGATCCCAAGAGTGATCTCGACAAGGCCGAATATGTCGTCGACGACGAATTCCTCAGCTCACGCCAGCCTCATATGGTGCTTGAGCCAGACTGCGGGTATGCCTATTACGACGAAGAGGGCAAACTGACGATCGCCTCAAAGTCGATCTGCGTCTACCGCCATCAGATGATGATCGCGCGCGGCGTCGGCGTGGCCCCCTCGAAGATCCGCGTTATACAGAACAACATGGGCGCCTCCTTTGGTTATAAGGTCGCCCCGACCAACGAACCTTATCTCGCGATCGCCCTCATTGCCTGCGGACGTCCCGTCTACATGCGCATAAACATGAAGGAGCATAATATCCGCACACCGAAACGTTCGCCGTTCCTCATGCACATCCGCGTCGGCGCCGACAAGAGCGGCAAGCTCGTCGGAGCGGAGCAGACCTGGTGGGTCGATCACGGCCCCTTCAGCGAATCGGCCAACGACCTTACGAATAAGGGCGGACAGTTCTTCTTCTCGCCCTACGCGTATGAGAAGATGCGTGCCACCGGCTATACCTGCTGGAGCAACCACCGCTGGAGCGCGGCCTTCCGCGCCTACGGCGCCCCGCAGACATATTGGGGCTGCGAGACGGCGATGGACATGCTCGCCAACAAGTGCGGCATCGACCCGTTTGATTTCCGCGAGATGAACCTCCTTGAGTGGGAGCCGTTTACGGAGAATCCGCGCGGACAGTTCCCCTCGGGATACGCGCCTGAAGTGTTCCCGCTTCCCGAGATGATGAAGAAGGCCCGCCCCTACTACGAAGAGATGAAGAAGAAGGCGGCGGAGCTCTCAACGGATGAAAAGAAGTACGGCGTAGGCGTATCGATCGGTATCTACAACTCAAACGACGACGGCGCCGACGAAGCGGCTAGCAACATCGAGCTTACGAAGGACGGCGTCATCCTCTACAACACCTGGGAAGACCACGGACAGGGCGCAGATATCGGCTGCGTGGGCACGGCGCATGAGGCGCTGAAGCCGCTTGGACTTGCTCCCGAGCAGATCAAGCTTGTCCTCTCAGACACCGCGAAGGCTCCGAACAGCGGCGCCGCCGCCGCCAGCCGTTCACAGGTCATGGTCGGCAACGCGATCGTCGACAGCTGCAAGAAGCTTCTTGACGCGATGCGTAAGGAAGACGGCACATACCGCACCTACGACGAGATGATCGCCGAGAATATCCCCGTATTCTACGAGGGCTACACGCAGGCGATGGTACTGCACGCCGACGGTTCGACCGAGGTCTGCTCGGGCAACGATAAGGATACCGGACTCGGCAAACCCTTCGGCTTCCATATGTTCGCCGTCAACCTCGCGATGGTCTCCATCGATATGAAGACCTGCAAGGCCCACTGCGAGAAGTTCGTGCTTGTCGGAGACGTAGGCGTCATCAACAACTACCTCGTTGTCGACGGACAGCAGTACGGCGGTATCGCGCAGGGTATCGGACTTGCCCTCACGGAGGATTTCCTTGACGAGAATAAGTACAACAACTTTGTCGTCATGGGTCTGCCCTACATTAAGGATATCCCCGATGAACTCGAACTGGTCCACGTAGAGACACCGCGTCCGCTTGGCCCCTTCGGAGCTTCTGGAACCGGCGAGATGCCGCTCTCCGCGCCGCATATCGCGGTCTGCAACGCTATCCACGATGCCTGTGGCGTCCGTATCAAGGCTATCCCCGCAACCCCGGACAAGATCAAGGCGGGACTTGAGGAGCTTAAGAAGTAG
- a CDS encoding cupin domain-containing protein, which translates to MSEKEKNYGSIYELPLQNASALAPEIEKRTIYGPENCWDDYVMRHFILPAHRGIPAHEHEWDHLMFTLSGDGVVEVEEEPGKRVPYLMKTGYWTRVPGGLLHEYKNDSDVPLEFFCIVPTRGDPHAKKFSMRAERAKRKEEAE; encoded by the coding sequence ATGAGCGAAAAAGAAAAAAATTATGGTTCGATATACGAGCTTCCGCTGCAGAACGCCTCGGCGCTTGCGCCGGAGATAGAGAAGAGGACGATATACGGCCCTGAGAACTGCTGGGACGATTATGTCATGCGCCATTTTATCCTGCCGGCGCACAGGGGTATTCCCGCGCACGAACATGAATGGGACCACCTGATGTTCACGCTGTCCGGCGACGGCGTCGTTGAGGTCGAGGAGGAGCCGGGCAAACGTGTTCCATATCTCATGAAGACCGGTTACTGGACGCGCGTTCCCGGAGGCCTTCTCCACGAATATAAGAACGACAGCGACGTGCCGCTTGAGTTTTTCTGTATCGTCCCCACGCGCGGCGACCCGCACGCCAAGAAATTCTCAATGCGTGCCGAACGCGCGAAGCGTAAGGAAGAGGCGGAATAG
- the gpt gene encoding xanthine phosphoribosyltransferase, translating to MAGTTARYHKNYPVSWEQVQRDCRALAWKLLDIRSDWSRLITVARGGLVPAAIIARELNIRLVDTICISSYTMRDQSAANILKRPDLAGVDDTWLIIDDLVDTGKTAKIVRAMFGPAHFATVYAKPEGRPMVDTFVTEVSQDTWVLFPWDTAPTTAFIPPIVDMELEK from the coding sequence ATGGCCGGAACCACCGCAAGATATCACAAAAATTATCCCGTATCGTGGGAACAGGTACAGAGGGACTGCCGCGCCCTTGCCTGGAAGCTGCTTGACATCCGCTCCGACTGGAGCCGTCTCATAACCGTGGCGCGCGGAGGGCTGGTCCCCGCGGCGATCATCGCGCGCGAGCTCAACATTCGCCTGGTGGACACCATCTGCATATCGAGCTACACAATGCGCGACCAGTCGGCGGCCAACATCCTCAAGCGACCCGACCTCGCGGGGGTCGACGATACATGGCTGATAATCGACGACCTCGTTGACACCGGCAAAACGGCGAAGATCGTCCGCGCCATGTTCGGCCCCGCCCATTTCGCCACCGTCTACGCGAAACCCGAGGGACGCCCAATGGTCGACACCTTCGTCACCGAGGTCAGCCAGGATACTTGGGTGCTCTTCCCCTGGGATACCGCGCCGACTACGGCCTTCATCCCGCCCATCGTCGATATGGAGCTGGAGAAATAG